The genomic stretch ACTTTCATAGCAACTACTAAGCGGATTTCCTACTTCTGGCATTATACATGGACAAAGAACACACTTTCTCCAACTTGACTCTCACATTCTCTACTCAAACTCCCCACCTTTATGTTACTTTCTGAAACGGGAAAACTGTGTTATGACTAGATAACAAGTCAGATTATTAACTTCTGTGTTGTTCATGCCTCTAATGCTCTTCCCGGCTGCATTTTGCAGTAGGAAGAGATTCACCGAGAAAGAAGCAGAAAAATGGTGGAGCGAGAACCAGATGTTTGTGTGCCAGAGATACAACATTGATATAAATTCAGATATCAGCTAAGATTGATACGGTAAAGCATTAAAATTAATCGACTTTATCTCATTGTAAGTTTAGACTACCTGAGTTATGCATTTGCACGAACGGCTGATTGGTgatcatcatatcatatttacCACAGAAGGCGAGAGAAACCCTGTAAATTCTTGTTACTGATCCATATATTATATGCCAATTCTTGTTACTTCATAGCTCGGTTATGTACTATGATGTCAATGATATTCGGGTGATAATAAACCATGGAGAAAGCGCCAACACGTTATGAAACTTTATCGAATTATTGACAATTAAAACGACATATGAAGTTTTATTGCAGAGTGTAAAGTATATACACTAGTGTAAAGACTGGAACAACAGATTAAACTCTTCGTGAAAAAGTTAGAGCAAAGACCAAATGAAGGAAAACTATCAGAGAGAGTGGCATTAGAACATCAAGGTATACCCGTCTTTACCAAATATGGAGAAATCTCAAATCATGTCCGGATTGCGGTTCCATGATAAAAAGGCGGGGTCACCAAACGATCTGCATGCAATGCACCAACAGGTAGACACGAGATCATGATATatacagttatatatatagacacacagtAAGCAAGTATTCGTGCATAGAGAACGGAAGATGGTTGCAGAATCTTACCTTGGTTTGATGACATACAAAAGTATGAAACTTATCGCCAAGAATAAGCAAATCCCGCCAATGGTGAGGTATGCTACGCCAAGGAAATCATTTTTTCCGCCAATCCACGTTGCAGTTGAAATAACTAACTTCTTTTTGCCCCCGAAAGTATATGTGTTATAGTTGTTTTGTATTACAACAGTAATCTCCTGGTTCGCTTCAAGATCGCTTTCTATCCTCCCATAGAGCTTTCTAAAATTCGGTAATGCTGCTGTTCGCATCCAAACAAGAAGGTCCTCTTGCTCACTCAACTATGAAAGCAAACGGGGAAAGATAATTCAGTCTTAGTTCACAATATACAATTTATCGAGTCATATAAAGGAAGAGTGTTCACTGACAGGTAAGCTTTCGTTCAGTTTTCCACCTCCAATTAGGCCGCCTTGCTGAAAATTCTTCGGATAGACATCAGCGCCAAATTTGTGCGTTTTGTCACTGGTCCACGCAATATCCTTTCTATTCACAGGTACATCTTTGTTGCTAATCTTAAACCCATACGAGTCATTGAACAAACTCCATGCCACAAGGCCACAAGGAACAATCGGCTTATTATTATTCAGGTCTTCGGGAGCACAAGTCTTTGTGTCGGCCTCAGCATCTGGGCTGCGCAATTGCTTGTCACTTCTGCTTTTTACATATCTGCAATTACACGAGTGTATAAAAAACGTTAAGCAAATCTCTCTCTGCAGTGTTTTTTTGACATACTTAACACGAGAGATCATTTTAACATACTGCAACCCACCTGCGATGATTCTGGTAGAAGTTTTCGAGCTCATAATAGATAAAAACCGGGCTCTGCATTTTCTTCGGGACCTAGTAAGAGCCAAGCAATCAAACATGCAAATCAGGACACGACAGGGAGACAACAACAAGCAAAACGATAACGCAAAGGCCAATCTAACACGCATAGAACAATTCATTACTAGGGAATTGGACTAACTGTCAAGGTCCTGATACAGGTCTTATTCGTTTTATCACTCTGTACAAACGCAGCCCTTTCAAGATTCGAATCGCTCTCATCCGCCTTACTCGAAGGAATGCACAGGTCATCGTAACGGTCCACGATTTCCACCACCTGC from Ipomoea triloba cultivar NCNSP0323 chromosome 12, ASM357664v1 encodes the following:
- the LOC115999841 gene encoding ALA-interacting subunit 5-like translates to MSSGDGASQSSSKKSKKPQYSRFTQQELPACKPILTPAWVIATFISIGFVFVPIGLVALSASQRVVEIVDRYDDLCIPSSKADESDSNLERAAFVQSDKTNKTCIRTLTVPKKMQSPVFIYYELENFYQNHRRYVKSRSDKQLRSPDAEADTKTCAPEDLNNNKPIVPCGLVAWSLFNDSYGFKISNKDVPVNRKDIAWTSDKTHKFGADVYPKNFQQGGLIGGGKLNESLPLSEQEDLLVWMRTAALPNFRKLYGRIESDLEANQEITVVIQNNYNTYTFGGKKKLVISTATWIGGKNDFLGVAYLTIGGICLFLAISFILLYVIKPRSFGDPAFLSWNRNPDMI